One region of Streptomyces leeuwenhoekii genomic DNA includes:
- a CDS encoding glycosyltransferase yields the protein MRVLFTTTPAPGHFHPLLPLASAARAAGHEVAFATGRPMSDLAEAMGFRTFEAGLSRDGDQDAEFLELKKSARGLPPTGIEMDRIAIARVLYGVRTRRMVPDLLALARTWRPDVVVRDSYEVGGAVAAECLGVPHAALDTTPLYDMSPLRGDIQRELDQAREEAGLAPDPEQRMLHRHLHLCCAPPSYLPSGRSRPATLRALRPMPFDRADGEELPDWVRWLPDRPLVYVTFGTITNRWVPGAFPGLFSAVLRAFEDEPVNVVATVDRDSDPADLGPQPPHIRVERYIPQSLLLPLCAAAVTHGGFNTVVGAFDAGIPQIVVPFLGDHPYNARRCAELGLARVVDPAELTTEAVREAVREVMTAPEYRAGAQRMRAELRELPGPREAVGLLERLAAGKGLEDHM from the coding sequence ATGCGTGTGCTGTTCACGACGACACCGGCCCCGGGCCACTTCCATCCATTGCTCCCACTGGCCTCGGCCGCCCGGGCGGCGGGCCACGAGGTGGCGTTCGCCACGGGCCGACCGATGTCGGACCTGGCCGAGGCGATGGGCTTCCGTACGTTCGAGGCGGGACTGAGCCGGGACGGCGACCAGGACGCCGAGTTCCTTGAGCTCAAAAAGAGCGCGCGGGGCCTGCCGCCCACGGGCATCGAGATGGACCGTATCGCCATAGCCCGCGTCCTGTACGGCGTACGGACCCGCCGTATGGTGCCGGACCTGCTCGCGCTCGCCCGGACGTGGCGTCCGGACGTCGTCGTGCGGGACAGCTACGAGGTCGGCGGCGCGGTGGCCGCCGAGTGCCTCGGAGTGCCCCACGCGGCCCTGGACACCACACCGCTGTACGACATGTCGCCGTTGCGTGGCGACATACAGCGTGAACTGGACCAGGCGCGTGAGGAGGCCGGGCTGGCGCCCGACCCCGAGCAGCGGATGCTGCACCGCCATCTGCACCTGTGCTGTGCGCCGCCGAGCTATCTGCCGTCGGGGCGGTCCCGGCCGGCCACCCTGCGCGCCCTGCGGCCGATGCCGTTCGACCGGGCCGATGGCGAGGAACTGCCCGACTGGGTGCGGTGGCTGCCCGACCGTCCCCTCGTCTACGTCACCTTCGGCACCATCACCAACCGCTGGGTGCCGGGCGCCTTCCCAGGCCTGTTCTCCGCCGTGTTGCGCGCCTTCGAGGACGAGCCGGTGAACGTCGTGGCCACCGTCGACCGGGACAGCGACCCCGCCGATCTCGGTCCGCAGCCGCCGCACATCCGGGTGGAGCGCTACATCCCCCAGAGTCTGCTGCTGCCGCTGTGCGCGGCGGCGGTCACGCACGGCGGCTTCAACACCGTGGTGGGCGCCTTCGACGCGGGTATCCCGCAGATCGTGGTGCCGTTCCTGGGCGACCACCCGTACAACGCGCGCCGGTGCGCCGAACTGGGCCTGGCGAGGGTCGTCGACCCAGCGGAGCTGACCACGGAGGCCGTGCGCGAGGCGGTGCGGGAGGTGATGACGGCCCCCGAGTACCGGGCGGGCGCGCAGCGCATGCGCGCCGAACTGCGGGAGCTGCCCGGTCCCCGGGAGGCGGTCGGCCTGCTGGAGCGGCTCGCGGCGGGGAAGGGACTGGAGGACCACATGTAG
- a CDS encoding MFS transporter: MTVSPVKGPHPAGEGARSGPARPGLLLLFLCLADLMVVLDATIVNVALPSMKSGLGMTQTDLQWVVNGYALVFGGFLMLGGRLGDLFGRKRLFLIGVVLFTAASVVNGFAEDAVVLIVGRCLQGLAGALIAPTGLSIINTSFTDTSMRTKALGAWGTIAAAGGALGLLLGGVLSTALSWHWIFFINVPIGVVILLGSRLIPNSRSREEDPSVDYAGAVTLTGGLLLLVLALSHGESWGWTSARTLGCAGAALLLLALFLVASVHSRSPIVRLGIFRIRTLAVADLVLLMLTSGIFSMFFFSSLYLQDVLNYSPFRAGLAFLPAAIGVMVGATLAQPVVNRLGPVAVGTAGLAIGAVGMLLLARLPDEGDYAGGLLPGLLTLSIGLGLAFVPVTLLATSGVPEQDAGLASGLYQTVQEIGGAIGLAVLSALATRRAAEELDGASAGDAAAQVAAQVAGFRTAFLGGAVALLAGAVVFAALLRKRHVAPVMEQAAKSDVQPA, from the coding sequence GTGACCGTCTCACCGGTGAAGGGCCCACATCCGGCCGGGGAAGGGGCCCGAAGCGGCCCCGCCCGCCCGGGGCTGCTGCTCCTCTTCCTCTGTCTGGCCGACCTGATGGTCGTGCTGGACGCCACGATCGTGAACGTCGCCCTTCCGTCGATGAAGAGCGGACTGGGCATGACGCAGACCGACCTCCAGTGGGTCGTCAACGGCTACGCGCTCGTGTTCGGCGGCTTCCTGATGCTGGGAGGCCGGCTCGGCGACCTCTTCGGTCGCAAGCGGCTGTTCCTGATCGGCGTGGTGTTGTTCACCGCCGCCTCGGTGGTCAACGGCTTCGCCGAGGACGCCGTCGTCCTGATCGTCGGCCGCTGCCTCCAGGGCCTGGCCGGCGCACTGATCGCCCCCACGGGCCTGTCGATCATCAACACCTCGTTCACGGACACCTCCATGCGCACCAAGGCGCTCGGCGCGTGGGGCACCATCGCGGCGGCCGGCGGCGCGCTGGGCCTCCTGCTGGGCGGTGTCCTCAGCACCGCGCTGTCATGGCACTGGATCTTCTTCATCAACGTGCCCATCGGCGTCGTGATCCTGCTGGGCTCGCGCCTGATCCCCAACTCCCGGTCGCGGGAGGAGGATCCGTCGGTCGACTACGCGGGGGCCGTGACGCTCACCGGCGGCCTGCTGCTGCTGGTCCTGGCGCTCAGCCACGGGGAGTCGTGGGGCTGGACCTCCGCCCGCACCCTCGGCTGCGCGGGGGCGGCGCTGCTGCTCCTGGCCCTGTTCCTCGTGGCGTCGGTCCACAGCCGTTCACCGATCGTCCGGCTCGGGATCTTCCGCATCCGCACGCTGGCCGTCGCCGATTTGGTCCTGCTGATGCTGACGTCCGGGATCTTCTCGATGTTCTTCTTCTCCTCCCTCTACCTGCAGGACGTCCTGAACTACAGCCCGTTCCGCGCGGGTCTGGCCTTCCTGCCCGCCGCCATCGGCGTGATGGTGGGTGCGACGCTGGCGCAGCCGGTCGTGAACCGGCTGGGTCCCGTCGCCGTCGGCACCGCCGGACTGGCCATCGGCGCGGTGGGCATGCTACTCCTCGCCCGGCTGCCGGATGAGGGCGACTACGCCGGGGGCCTGCTTCCGGGGCTGCTCACGCTCTCCATCGGCCTGGGGCTGGCCTTCGTCCCGGTGACGCTGCTGGCCACCTCCGGGGTCCCGGAGCAGGATGCCGGCCTCGCCTCGGGGCTGTACCAGACGGTCCAGGAGATCGGCGGGGCGATCGGCCTCGCGGTGCTGTCGGCCCTGGCGACGCGCCGGGCCGCCGAGGAGCTGGACGGCGCCTCGGCCGGTGACGCGGCCGCCCAGGTGGCGGCCCAGGTCGCCGGTTTCCGCACCGCGTTCCTGGGCGGAGCGGTGGCCCTGCTGGCAGGAGCCGTGGTGTTCGCGGCCCTGCTGCGCAAGCGGCACGTGGCCCCCGTGATGGAGCAGGCGGCGAAGTCGGACGTCCAGCCGGCCTGA
- the rfbB gene encoding dTDP-glucose 4,6-dehydratase, with product MRARTAALLVTGGAGFIGSHFVRTVLAGGYPEWAGARVTVLDKLGYCGNLENLTPVRDRPGFRFVRGEVEDAALLDRVVPGHDHVVHFAAESHVDRSIDRAGPFAVTNVVGTQVLLDAALRHGVRRFLQVSTDEVYGSTEHGAWTENQPLAPRSPYAATKAAADLLAIAWHTTYGLDVVITRCSNNFGPYQYPEKVIPRFVTNLLRNRRVPLYGDGSHVRDWVHVDDHCRGVASALARGRAGEVYHFGGGCELTNRELTARILRAYGVGWEMVEFVADRKGHDRRYALDTRKSETELGYTPRIPFDEGLRQTLTWYRANRSWWERLVGD from the coding sequence ATGCGCGCACGCACCGCGGCGCTGCTGGTGACGGGAGGGGCCGGGTTCATCGGGTCCCACTTCGTACGCACCGTCCTGGCGGGCGGGTATCCGGAGTGGGCCGGAGCGAGGGTGACCGTGCTGGACAAGCTCGGCTACTGCGGCAACCTGGAGAACCTCACTCCGGTCAGAGACCGCCCCGGGTTCCGCTTCGTCCGGGGCGAGGTGGAGGACGCGGCGCTGCTCGATCGGGTCGTGCCCGGACATGACCACGTGGTGCACTTCGCAGCGGAGTCCCATGTGGACCGCTCGATCGACCGGGCCGGCCCCTTCGCCGTCACCAATGTGGTCGGGACGCAAGTCCTGCTCGACGCGGCGCTGCGGCACGGCGTCCGGCGCTTCCTCCAGGTGTCGACGGACGAGGTGTACGGCTCCACCGAGCACGGGGCGTGGACCGAGAACCAGCCTCTCGCTCCCAGGTCGCCCTACGCGGCCACCAAGGCCGCCGCCGACCTGCTCGCGATCGCCTGGCACACCACGTACGGGCTCGACGTGGTCATCACCCGCTGCTCCAACAACTTCGGCCCCTACCAGTACCCGGAGAAGGTGATCCCGCGGTTCGTCACCAACCTGCTCCGGAACCGACGCGTCCCTCTGTACGGCGACGGCTCGCACGTCAGGGACTGGGTGCACGTGGACGACCACTGCCGCGGCGTGGCCTCTGCCCTCGCCCGGGGCAGGGCGGGCGAGGTCTACCACTTCGGCGGTGGCTGCGAGCTGACGAACCGCGAACTGACCGCCCGCATCCTGCGGGCGTACGGCGTGGGCTGGGAGATGGTCGAGTTCGTGGCCGACCGGAAGGGCCACGACCGGCGCTATGCCCTGGACACCCGCAAGTCCGAGACGGAACTCGGCTACACCCCGCGCATCCCGTTCGACGAGGGACTGCGGCAGACACTGACCTGGTATCGCGCGAACCGCTCCTGGTGGGAGCGGCTCGTCGGCGACTGA
- a CDS encoding TetR/AcrR family transcriptional regulator: MSTRTTPRSRTDAVRNQRLLVEAATRAFAEHGLAVPISRIVREAGLGKGTIFRCFPTKDHLVAAVVRERFAELAAGAESLFDEEDAGRALHSFMASAAAVYIGDRGFFESLSLAPRSHPEVREVEQRLITAVEQLVTRAQRQGAVRADVTATDILLLLGGVRQAAAPLHATVPELWRRYLDVVFDGLAPPPPGHRPLTVPAPTREQYEESARGLARPSPATTDQDREVRP, translated from the coding sequence ATGTCCACGCGTACGACCCCGCGGTCACGTACCGACGCGGTGCGCAACCAGCGGCTGCTGGTGGAGGCGGCCACCCGTGCCTTCGCCGAGCACGGCCTGGCTGTTCCCATCTCGCGGATCGTGCGGGAGGCGGGGCTCGGCAAAGGGACGATTTTCCGCTGCTTCCCCACCAAGGACCACCTCGTGGCGGCCGTCGTCCGGGAGCGGTTCGCCGAACTCGCCGCGGGGGCCGAGTCACTGTTCGACGAGGAGGACGCCGGAAGGGCCCTCCACTCCTTCATGGCGAGCGCCGCGGCGGTGTACATCGGCGACCGCGGGTTCTTCGAGTCGCTCTCGCTGGCACCGCGCTCCCACCCGGAGGTCCGCGAGGTCGAGCAGCGGCTGATCACCGCCGTGGAGCAGCTGGTGACCCGCGCCCAGCGGCAGGGCGCGGTGCGCGCGGACGTCACCGCGACGGACATCCTCCTGCTCCTGGGCGGTGTGCGGCAGGCCGCCGCTCCGCTGCACGCCACCGTGCCCGAACTGTGGCGGCGCTACCTCGACGTTGTCTTCGACGGGCTGGCCCCGCCGCCCCCGGGCCACCGCCCGCTGACCGTGCCCGCACCCACCAGGGAGCAGTACGAGGAGTCCGCGCGGGGTCTCGCCCGGCCCTCCCCCGCCACGACCGACCAGGACCGCGAGGTCCGCCCGTAG
- a CDS encoding cation:proton antiporter, whose product MALVFVALPLLTGLLALWYQADASGATGSGPRTPPPGADTAAHLLAAAAVVLGASHAAGRLAALAGQPPVIGEICAGVLLGPSLLGHAAPGVWAWLFPGRILPILDGLAQLGLVFFMFGVGRDLSAVRLRTVGGRTVLVSLASLAVPFAGGTVAAVVLADDHAGSAGPVSFAVFLGCALGITAFPVLARILSELGLSHTPVGRTSLLAAAVGDAGAWLLLAAAVTVAQAPGSSGPGLVLMAAGAAAAALCLGPLRRALHRVASRRYGDDGAEVGASLPVPLLACAVCSCAALTSVLGLHAALGAFLAGAVLPAGSGAVTAAADRIASFSTGILMPFFFLGFGLSVDLSALSTDSGTVATTGALLAVAVLAKLLGPGLCARLTGMPWRDSFRLGVLLNARGLTELVVLGIGWEAGVIDRQMFTVLTVITLITTVMPAPLLKLLDPKLLERDGKRAVATRRGPSPPGAPGHDGPGEPIWEPAGDTASPERR is encoded by the coding sequence GTGGCCCTCGTGTTCGTCGCCCTGCCCCTGCTCACCGGCCTGCTGGCCCTCTGGTACCAGGCGGACGCGTCCGGGGCGACCGGCTCCGGGCCCCGCACACCGCCGCCGGGCGCGGACACGGCCGCGCACCTGCTGGCCGCCGCCGCGGTGGTGCTGGGCGCCTCCCACGCCGCCGGCCGGCTGGCCGCGCTGGCGGGACAGCCACCGGTCATCGGGGAGATTTGCGCCGGGGTACTCCTGGGCCCCTCGCTCCTCGGGCACGCGGCGCCGGGCGTGTGGGCGTGGCTGTTTCCCGGCCGGATCCTTCCGATACTGGACGGCCTGGCCCAGTTGGGCCTGGTGTTCTTCATGTTCGGGGTGGGGCGGGACCTGTCCGCCGTGCGTCTGCGCACCGTGGGCGGGCGGACCGTCCTGGTGAGCCTGGCGTCCCTCGCGGTGCCGTTCGCCGGAGGCACGGTGGCGGCCGTCGTGCTGGCGGACGACCACGCCGGGTCGGCGGGCCCGGTCTCCTTCGCGGTCTTCCTTGGCTGCGCCCTGGGCATCACCGCCTTCCCCGTCCTGGCCCGCATCCTGTCCGAGCTGGGCCTGTCGCACACGCCGGTGGGCCGCACGAGCCTGCTCGCCGCGGCGGTCGGGGACGCAGGGGCCTGGCTGCTGCTGGCGGCCGCCGTGACCGTGGCCCAGGCGCCGGGCTCCTCCGGGCCTGGACTCGTCCTGATGGCAGCCGGGGCCGCGGCCGCCGCCCTGTGCCTCGGACCGCTGCGCCGGGCGCTGCACCGGGTGGCGTCCAGACGGTACGGCGACGACGGCGCGGAGGTCGGCGCCTCGCTCCCCGTGCCCCTCCTGGCGTGCGCCGTCTGCTCCTGCGCGGCGCTCACCTCGGTGCTCGGGCTGCACGCCGCGCTCGGCGCCTTCCTGGCCGGCGCCGTCCTCCCGGCCGGGAGCGGCGCCGTCACCGCGGCGGCCGACCGTATCGCGTCCTTCTCGACCGGGATCCTGATGCCGTTCTTCTTCCTGGGCTTCGGGCTCTCGGTCGACCTCTCGGCCCTGTCCACGGACTCGGGGACGGTGGCCACCACCGGAGCGCTGCTCGCCGTCGCCGTCCTCGCCAAGCTGCTCGGGCCCGGGTTGTGCGCACGGCTGACGGGCATGCCGTGGCGGGACTCCTTCAGGCTGGGTGTGCTCCTCAACGCCCGGGGGCTGACCGAACTCGTCGTCCTCGGCATCGGCTGGGAGGCCGGGGTCATCGACCGGCAGATGTTCACCGTGCTCACGGTCATCACGCTCATCACCACGGTCATGCCCGCGCCCCTTCTGAAGCTGCTGGACCCGAAGCTGCTGGAGCGGGACGGCAAACGCGCGGTGGCGACCCGGCGCGGCCCGTCCCCGCCCGGCGCCCCCGGCCACGACGGCCCGGGGGAACCGATCTGGGAACCGGCGGGCGACACGGCCTCGCCGGAACGGCGCTGA
- a CDS encoding winged helix DNA-binding domain-containing protein encodes MALERLTERALNRALLARQGLLERMAVSPAEAVERIGAVQAQYWPALTVALWSRVEGVGADTVPVELDRGGLVLGTLLRRTLHLVTPAQHFAFAAAVMAVGDDTWRRSGGEPTPEAEELRSRLPEFAADKPRTPDEVTAWIEDWVAGHPDAVDEAELEVQRKYRWRPFRSTVRLVRAPADGRWGQRVPEDVLAAPVPSDGVPPGPQEALRTVVRRHLGAFGPAGADDVAQWIGWKVTPVKALLKDLEPELVLFRDEKGRVLYDLPGAPRPGEDGPALVRLLPWFDSTLLAYAPGRRSRILPEEHREAVYAKANLQVRPTFLVDGTVAGTWSLERKRRTAVLTLRPLERLPRQARAQLTEEAERLLPVCAPDVAEHSVRVDEA; translated from the coding sequence GTGGCTCTGGAGAGACTCACCGAACGTGCCCTCAACCGTGCGCTGCTGGCCCGGCAGGGACTGCTGGAGCGGATGGCGGTTTCGCCGGCGGAGGCCGTGGAGCGTATCGGCGCCGTCCAGGCACAGTACTGGCCCGCCCTGACCGTCGCTCTTTGGTCCCGGGTGGAGGGCGTCGGCGCGGACACCGTGCCCGTGGAGTTGGACCGGGGCGGTCTGGTACTGGGGACGCTGCTGCGCCGCACGCTCCATCTGGTCACCCCCGCGCAGCATTTCGCTTTCGCCGCGGCGGTCATGGCGGTCGGGGACGACACCTGGCGTCGCTCGGGCGGTGAGCCGACCCCGGAGGCCGAGGAACTGCGGTCCCGGCTGCCGGAGTTCGCGGCGGACAAACCCCGCACGCCCGACGAGGTCACGGCCTGGATCGAGGACTGGGTCGCCGGCCACCCGGACGCCGTCGACGAGGCGGAACTGGAGGTGCAGCGCAAGTACAGATGGCGCCCCTTCCGTTCCACCGTACGCCTGGTCCGGGCCCCCGCCGACGGGCGGTGGGGCCAGCGGGTCCCGGAGGACGTGCTGGCCGCCCCGGTCCCCTCCGACGGGGTTCCTCCCGGGCCTCAGGAGGCCCTGCGCACCGTCGTCCGCCGGCACCTGGGGGCGTTCGGGCCTGCGGGCGCCGATGACGTGGCGCAGTGGATCGGCTGGAAGGTCACCCCCGTGAAAGCCTTGCTGAAGGACCTCGAACCGGAGCTGGTGCTGTTCCGGGATGAAAAGGGCCGGGTGCTGTACGACCTTCCCGGCGCGCCGCGGCCCGGTGAGGACGGGCCCGCTCTCGTACGCCTGCTGCCGTGGTTCGACAGCACGCTCCTCGCCTACGCGCCGGGGCGCCGGTCCCGCATCCTGCCCGAGGAGCACCGGGAGGCGGTGTACGCCAAGGCGAACCTCCAGGTCCGCCCGACGTTCCTGGTGGACGGAACAGTGGCCGGCACCTGGTCGCTGGAGCGCAAGCGGCGCACGGCGGTCCTGACGCTGCGTCCCCTGGAGCGGCTCCCGCGGCAGGCCCGGGCGCAGCTCACCGAGGAGGCCGAGCGCCTGCTGCCGGTGTGCGCGCCGGACGTGGCCGAGCACTCCGTCCGCGTCGACGAGGCGTGA
- the rfbA gene encoding glucose-1-phosphate thymidylyltransferase RfbA, with protein MRGIVLAGGTGSRLWPLTRAVCKQLLPVFDKPMVYYPLTTLIMAGIREILIVTSPDALPAFRHLLGDGSQLGLRLEYAVQPRPEGVAQALLVGESFIGDEPVALILGDNVFHGVGLGEQLSSHTDPKGGRIFAHRVADSREYGVVEFDGDGRVLSLEEKPRHPRSPFAIPGLYFYDNQAVEIARAIRPSDRGELEITAVNTEYLRLGQLEVTVLERGVAWLDTGTVQAMAAASEFVRVIEERQGLKIGCVEEAAWRRGFIDDEQLRALAEPLVHNGYGRYLMELLGTQPAR; from the coding sequence ATGCGCGGAATCGTTCTGGCGGGCGGGACGGGCAGCAGACTGTGGCCACTGACCCGTGCGGTGTGCAAACAGCTCCTGCCGGTGTTCGACAAACCGATGGTCTACTACCCGCTGACCACGTTGATCATGGCGGGCATACGGGAGATCCTGATCGTCACCTCCCCGGACGCGCTCCCCGCCTTCCGCCATCTGCTGGGGGACGGGAGCCAGCTGGGACTGCGGCTGGAGTACGCCGTGCAGCCCCGACCCGAAGGAGTCGCCCAGGCCCTGCTCGTCGGGGAGTCGTTCATCGGCGACGAGCCGGTCGCGCTGATCCTCGGCGACAACGTCTTCCACGGGGTCGGCCTCGGCGAGCAGTTGAGCTCTCACACCGACCCCAAGGGCGGGCGGATCTTCGCCCATCGAGTGGCCGATTCCCGCGAGTACGGGGTGGTGGAGTTCGACGGTGACGGCCGGGTGCTCTCCCTGGAGGAGAAACCCCGCCACCCGCGTTCCCCGTTCGCCATCCCCGGGCTGTACTTCTACGACAACCAGGCCGTCGAGATCGCCCGCGCCATCCGGCCGAGCGACCGAGGTGAACTGGAGATCACCGCCGTGAACACCGAGTACCTGCGGCTGGGGCAGCTGGAGGTGACCGTGCTGGAACGGGGGGTGGCCTGGCTCGACACGGGCACGGTCCAGGCGATGGCGGCTGCGTCGGAGTTCGTCCGCGTCATCGAGGAACGGCAGGGGCTGAAGATCGGTTGTGTCGAGGAGGCCGCCTGGCGGCGGGGATTCATCGACGACGAGCAGCTGCGCGCGCTCGCCGAGCCCCTCGTGCACAACGGCTACGGCCGCTATCTGATGGAACTGCTGGGAACTCAGCCCGCACGCTAG